The Columba livia isolate bColLiv1 breed racing homer chromosome 21, bColLiv1.pat.W.v2, whole genome shotgun sequence genome has a segment encoding these proteins:
- the LOC135575969 gene encoding forkhead box protein L2-like → MGEPEPGEARGAAGSPGAAEPLQKPPYSYVALIAMAIRASPEQRLPLSGIYAYIAGRFPYYRGCPKGWQNSVRHNLSLNPCFRRLPRSQAGPAAPRRGGDWALDPAFQDMFPEGDYRRRRRPRRPSAPPPAAPPPAAPRPLPPGCPHGPCPALALPCGCRCSELPAWGPPGFLGPPVGLPAWPLPGGPGARAVLRPAEPELGVTCEWGAKLLPAFK, encoded by the coding sequence ATGGGGGAGCCAGAGCCCGGCGAGGCGCGGGGGGCTGCGGGCAGCCCGGGAGCGGCGGAGCCGCTGCAGAAGCCGCCTTACTCCTACGTGGCTCTGATCGCCATGGCCATCCGGGCCAGCCCCGAGCAGCGCCTTCCCCTCAGCGGCATCTACGCCTACATCGCGGGGCGCTTCCCCTACTACCGCGGCTGCCCCAAGGGCTGGCAGAACAGCGTCCGCCACAACCTCAGCCTCAACCCCTGCTTCCGCCGCCTGCCCCGCAGCCaggccggccccgccgccccccgccgcggcGGAGACTGGGCGCTGGACCCCGCTTTCCAGGACATGTTCCCGGAGGGCGATTACCGGCGGCGCCGCCGGCCGCGCCGCCcctcggccccgccgcccgccgcgccgccccccgccgcgccccggccGCTGCCCCCGGGCTGCCCGCACGGCCCCTGCCCGGCGCTGGCGCTGCCCTGCGGCTGCCGCTGCTCCGAGCTGCCCGCCTGGGGCCCGCCCGGCTTCCTGGGGCCGCCGGTGGGGCTGCCGGCCTGGCCGCTgcccggcggccccggggccAGGGCGGTTCTGCGCCCGGCAGAGCCGGAGCTGGGGGTGACCTGCGAGTGGGGGGCGAAGCTGCTCCCCGCCTTTAAATGA